A single region of the Micropterus dolomieu isolate WLL.071019.BEF.003 ecotype Adirondacks linkage group LG18, ASM2129224v1, whole genome shotgun sequence genome encodes:
- the LOC123956348 gene encoding potassium voltage-gated channel subfamily A member 2: MTVATGDPSDEAAAHPGHPQDYDPEADHECCERVVINISGLRFETQLKTLSQFPETLLGDPKKRMRYFDPLRNEYFFDRNRPSFDAILYYYQSGGRLRRPVNVTLDIFSEEIRFYELGEEAIEMFREDEGFIKEEERPLPDNEFQRQVWLLFEYPESSGPARIIAIISVMVILISIVSFCLETLPIFRNDEDDMHKSHATVFSPETNTTIVSYTSTYFTDPFFILETLCIIWFSFEFLVRFFACPSKAGFFGNIMNIIDIVAIIPYFITLGTELADRPEDGQAGQQAMSLAILRVIRLVRVFRIFKLSRHSKGLQILGQTLKASMRELGLLIFFLFIGVILFSSAVYFAEADEPESQFESIPDAFWWAVVSMTTVGYGDMVPTTIGGKIVGSLCAIAGVLTIALPVPVIVSNFNYFYHRETEGEEQAQYLQVNAPKADSAEELKKSRSGSTISKSDYMEIQEAVNNSNEDFQEENLKTANCTLANTNYVNITKMLTDV; this comes from the coding sequence aTGACTGTTGCCACAGGAGACCCCTCTGACGAGGCGGCTGCACACCCGGGGCACCCGCAGGACTACGACCCGGAGGCCGACCATGAGTGTTGTGAGAGGGTGGTCATCAACATCTCAGGGCTTCGCTTTGAGACTCAACTCAAAACCCTCTCCCAGTTCCCAGAGACCCTGCTCGGGGACCCCAAAAAGAGGATGCGGTACTTTGATCCGCTTAGGAACGAGTACTTTTTTGACAGGAACAGACCCAGCTTTGACGCCATACTGTATTATTACCAATCAGGGGGCAGGCTAAGAAGGCCGGTCAACGTCACTCTTGATATTTTCTCAGAGGAGATTCGCTTCTATGAGCTGGGCGAGGAGGCCATTGAGATGTTCAGAGAAGATGAGGGTTTCATCAAGGAGGAGGAGCGGCCTCTTCCTGATAACGAGTTTCAGAGACAGGTGTGGCTGCTGTTTGAGTACCCAGAGAGCTCAGGTCCTGCTAGGATTATTGCCATAATCTCTGTCATGGTCATCCTGATCTCTATAGTCAGTTTCTGCTTGGAAACCCTCCCCATTTTCCGCAATGATGAAGATGACATGCACAAGTCTCATGCAACAGTCTTTTCACCTGAGACCAACACCACAATCGTCAGCTATACATCCACCTACTTCACTGACCCCTTCTTTATCCTGGAGACTCTCTGCATTATATGGTTCTCATTTGAGTTTCTGGTGCGCTTCTTTGCCTGCCCCAGCAAAGCAGGCTTTTTTGGTAATATAATGAACATTATTGATATTGTTGCTATCATCCCTTACTTCATCACTCTTGGCACAGAACTAGCAGACAGGCCAGAGGATGGTCAAGCGGGTCAGCAAGCCATGTCTTTAGCCATTCTCAGGGTCATCCGCTTAGTACGAGTCTTCAGAATTTTCAAGCTCTCACGTCACTCCAAGGGGCTTCAGATTTTGGGTCAGACCCTGAAAGCCAGCATGCGAGAGCTCGGCCTGctcattttcttcctcttcataGGAGTCATCCTTTTCTCAAGCGCTGTCTACTTTGCTGAAGCAGACGAGCCCGAGTCACAGTTCGAAAGCATCCCAGATGCGTTTTGGTGGGCTGTGGTGTCCATGACAACAGTCGGCTATGGTGATATGGTCCCAACTACGATTGGTGGAAAGATTGTGGGTTCCCTCTGTGCCATAGCAGGTGTGCTGACCATTGCCTTGCCCGTGCCTGTCATTGTGTCCAACTTCAACTACTTCTATCACCGTGAGACTGAAGGTGAAGAACAGGCGCAGTACCTGCAGGTCAACGCGCCCAAAGCCGATTCAGCCGAGGAGCTGAAGAAGAGCCGGAGCGGCTCCACCATCAGTAAATCGGACTATATGGAGATCCAGGAGGCTGTTAATAACAGCAACGAGGACTTTCAGGAGGAGAACCTTAAGACAGCCAACTGCACGCTGGCCAACACAAACTATGTAAACATCACCAAAATGCTCACAGACGTGTAG